A section of the Arabiibacter massiliensis genome encodes:
- a CDS encoding aldehyde dehydrogenase family protein: MTTAPTPPKPYDNLDKLYIAGAWRDGASGETAQDVNPYNQDVLATHVLANRADVDEAYAAAEKAQREWAATLPAERAAVLRRAVDIFDARHDELIDWVQRESGSIRAKAEFEVGASRNITEEAASFPYRMHGDIFLSDTPHKENRVYRQPLGVVGVISPWNFPMNLSNRSVATALACGNAVVLKPASDTPVTGGILLAKIYEEAGLPEGLLSVLIGRGSEIGDYFVEHPTPKLISFTGSTEVGRGIGAKTTGGKLLKRVALELGGNCPLVVLDDADLQLAVDIAIIGRFLHQGQICMSTNRIIVDASLADEFTERFVDRASKLVCGDPLDPKTDIGPIINEAQLTGILQKAKRAEEQGAEVLLGGEPDGLVMPPVVFGGVDPSWDIALQESFGPLAPIIVAHGEDEALKFANMSDYGLSSAVVGRDVERATAFALKIDAGMTHVNDMTVADEQHVPFGGEKNSGLGRFNGDWILEEMTRTHWTSVQHVSHPYPF, translated from the coding sequence ATGACCACCGCCCCCACCCCTCCCAAGCCCTACGACAACCTGGACAAGCTCTACATCGCCGGTGCCTGGCGCGACGGCGCAAGCGGCGAGACCGCCCAGGACGTGAACCCCTACAACCAGGACGTCCTGGCCACCCACGTGCTGGCCAACCGCGCCGACGTGGACGAGGCCTACGCCGCCGCCGAAAAGGCCCAGCGCGAGTGGGCCGCCACCCTGCCCGCCGAGCGAGCCGCCGTGCTGCGCCGCGCCGTGGACATCTTCGACGCGCGCCACGACGAGCTCATCGACTGGGTGCAGCGCGAGTCGGGCAGCATCCGCGCCAAGGCCGAGTTCGAGGTGGGCGCCTCGCGCAACATCACCGAGGAGGCGGCCAGCTTCCCCTACCGCATGCACGGCGACATCTTCCTGTCCGACACGCCGCACAAGGAGAACCGCGTGTACCGCCAGCCGCTGGGCGTGGTGGGCGTCATCAGCCCGTGGAACTTCCCCATGAACCTGTCGAACCGCTCGGTTGCCACGGCGCTGGCCTGCGGAAACGCCGTGGTGCTGAAGCCCGCCAGCGACACGCCCGTCACCGGCGGCATCCTGCTGGCGAAGATCTACGAGGAGGCTGGCCTGCCCGAGGGGCTGCTGTCGGTGCTCATCGGGCGCGGCAGCGAGATAGGCGACTACTTCGTGGAGCACCCCACGCCCAAGCTCATCTCGTTCACCGGGTCCACCGAGGTGGGCCGCGGCATCGGCGCGAAAACGACCGGCGGCAAACTGCTCAAGCGCGTGGCGCTGGAGCTGGGCGGCAACTGCCCGCTGGTGGTGCTCGACGACGCCGACCTCCAGCTGGCCGTGGACATCGCCATCATCGGGCGCTTTTTGCACCAGGGGCAGATCTGCATGAGCACGAACCGCATCATCGTGGACGCGAGCCTGGCCGACGAGTTCACCGAGCGCTTCGTGGACCGCGCGAGCAAGCTCGTGTGCGGCGACCCGCTCGACCCGAAAACCGACATCGGCCCCATCATCAACGAGGCCCAGCTCACCGGCATCCTGCAGAAGGCCAAGCGCGCCGAAGAGCAGGGCGCGGAGGTGCTCCTGGGCGGCGAGCCGGACGGCCTGGTCATGCCGCCGGTGGTGTTCGGCGGCGTGGACCCCTCCTGGGACATCGCCCTGCAGGAGAGCTTCGGCCCGCTCGCGCCCATCATCGTGGCGCACGGCGAGGACGAGGCGCTCAAGTTCGCCAACATGAGCGATTACGGCCTGTCCTCGGCGGTGGTCGGCCGCGACGTGGAGCGCGCCACCGCGTTCGCCCTGAAGATCGATGCCGGCATGACCCACGTGAACGACATGACTGTGGCCGACGAGCAGCACGTGCCCTTCGGCGGCGAGAAGAACTCGGGCCTCGGCCGCTTCAACGGCGACTGGATCCTGGAGGAGATGACGCGCACCCACTGGACGAGCGTCCAGCACGTGTCCCACCCCTACCCGTTCTAG
- a CDS encoding protein-glutamate O-methyltransferase CheR has product MDHLTDREFDRACTYLARSFGLDMRSKRVLLECRLSRERERLGMPSFSAYLDLMESGANPAARARFIDLVTTHYTYFLRESRQFDFLRTVALPELERARPRRTWNILCAGCSTGEECYTVSMLVEDYARGRDIPPVRITGIDVSEPALAEARRAVYPASRIEKVPPRWLSSYFVREGKDYAVAEPVRRRVAFAYANLSDAAPLARTYDLILCRNVIIYFEDRTRERVLDTLHRHLALSSYLVLGHAEIVRDRALFAYRGNSIYQKLPEATLP; this is encoded by the coding sequence GTGGACCATTTGACCGACAGGGAGTTCGACCGCGCCTGCACGTATCTGGCCCGCTCCTTCGGGCTGGACATGCGGTCGAAGCGCGTGCTGCTGGAATGCCGCCTCTCGCGCGAGCGGGAGCGCCTCGGGATGCCCTCGTTCTCGGCCTACCTCGATCTTATGGAGTCGGGCGCGAACCCCGCCGCCCGCGCCCGCTTCATCGACCTCGTCACCACCCACTACACCTACTTCCTGCGCGAGAGCCGGCAGTTCGACTTCCTGCGCACCGTCGCGCTGCCCGAGCTGGAGCGCGCCCGCCCGCGCCGCACGTGGAACATCCTGTGCGCCGGCTGCTCTACCGGCGAGGAATGCTACACCGTCTCGATGCTCGTCGAGGACTACGCGCGCGGCCGCGACATCCCGCCGGTGCGCATCACGGGGATCGACGTGTCGGAGCCGGCGCTCGCCGAGGCGCGCCGCGCGGTGTATCCCGCCTCGCGCATCGAGAAGGTGCCGCCGCGGTGGCTGTCCTCCTACTTCGTGCGGGAGGGCAAGGACTACGCGGTGGCCGAGCCCGTGCGCCGGCGCGTGGCGTTCGCCTACGCGAACCTGAGCGACGCGGCGCCGCTCGCCCGCACCTACGACCTCATCCTCTGCCGCAACGTGATCATCTACTTCGAGGACCGCACGCGCGAGCGGGTGCTGGACACCCTGCATCGCCACCTGGCCCTTTCCAGCTACCTCGTCCTCGGCCACGCCGAGATCGTCCGCGACCGGGCGCTCTTCGCGTACCGCGGCAACTCCATCTACCAGAAGCTACCGGAAGCGACCCTGCCATGA
- a CDS encoding methyl-accepting chemotaxis protein, whose product MKRNAKDLSISSILMLSYVIVAVLFVVSTCVSIVAVHQNAAVTEEFYQRPYQVAKSAVSLRNDVEEMSGYLGQYVNIEDAAERTEVKVVIDQLSAERETEQETISTYFVADQNVLAQFNLANESLIALRNDVMEAAEAGDLERAQSLYDQSYLPQKDITMDLADDIVAAAEKKAVDFVARSKELENVTSLIIAAIGLVMVAVAIFMWRRITRAIAVPVHEIEQAAKRVADGDLTADIPVTSGNELGVLAASFNKTIATLRMTVQRLSDTAEQVERSSSQMSDGSQAIAQGSAEQAMAIEELAANVQGITQVVEVNNESVLVANENTADVLAAVEHSNDQIAKTVQVIGDIKTSTRNISQLANAIEDISFQTNILALNASVEAARAGDAGRGFAIVAEEIRRLATQVSEASRAADELAVRASASVESGSALIEVTSDNMEGAVAATEGVKEMMSAIAQASAQQLEAVSQIQESMDSLSDVVQENSAASEESAAIGEELAEQARVLKKLIDRFTFEAPATGADGGAS is encoded by the coding sequence ATGAAGCGAAACGCAAAAGACCTGAGCATCAGCAGCATCCTCATGCTGTCCTACGTCATCGTCGCCGTGCTGTTCGTCGTGTCCACCTGCGTATCCATCGTGGCCGTGCATCAGAACGCGGCCGTCACCGAGGAGTTCTACCAACGGCCCTACCAGGTGGCGAAGAGCGCCGTGTCGCTGCGCAACGATGTCGAGGAGATGTCGGGCTACCTGGGCCAGTACGTGAACATCGAGGACGCCGCCGAACGCACTGAGGTGAAGGTGGTCATCGACCAGCTGTCCGCCGAGCGCGAGACCGAGCAAGAGACCATCTCCACGTACTTCGTCGCCGACCAGAACGTGCTCGCCCAGTTCAACCTGGCCAACGAGAGCCTTATAGCGCTGCGCAACGACGTCATGGAGGCCGCGGAGGCGGGCGATCTCGAACGCGCGCAGAGCCTGTACGACCAGAGCTACCTTCCTCAGAAGGACATCACGATGGATCTCGCCGACGACATCGTGGCGGCGGCCGAGAAGAAGGCCGTCGACTTCGTGGCGCGCTCGAAGGAGCTTGAGAACGTCACCTCCCTCATCATCGCCGCGATCGGGCTCGTCATGGTCGCGGTGGCCATCTTCATGTGGCGGCGCATCACCCGCGCCATCGCCGTGCCGGTGCACGAGATCGAGCAGGCCGCCAAGCGCGTGGCCGACGGCGACCTCACGGCCGATATCCCCGTGACCTCGGGCAACGAGCTGGGCGTGCTGGCCGCGTCTTTCAACAAGACCATCGCCACGCTGCGCATGACCGTGCAGCGCCTGAGCGACACGGCCGAGCAGGTGGAGCGCTCGTCGTCGCAGATGTCCGACGGATCGCAGGCCATCGCGCAGGGCTCGGCCGAGCAGGCCATGGCCATCGAGGAGCTGGCCGCCAACGTGCAGGGCATCACCCAGGTGGTGGAGGTGAACAACGAGAGCGTGCTCGTGGCCAACGAGAACACGGCCGACGTGTTGGCCGCCGTGGAGCACAGCAACGACCAGATAGCCAAGACGGTGCAGGTGATCGGCGACATCAAGACCAGCACGCGCAACATCTCGCAGCTGGCCAACGCCATCGAGGACATCTCGTTCCAAACGAACATCCTCGCGCTCAACGCCTCGGTGGAGGCGGCTCGCGCGGGCGACGCCGGGCGCGGATTCGCCATCGTGGCCGAGGAGATACGCCGCCTTGCCACCCAGGTGAGCGAGGCGTCGCGCGCCGCCGACGAGCTGGCCGTGCGCGCGAGCGCCAGCGTGGAGAGCGGCAGCGCGCTCATCGAGGTCACGTCGGACAACATGGAAGGGGCCGTGGCGGCCACCGAGGGCGTGAAGGAGATGATGTCGGCCATCGCGCAGGCGTCTGCCCAGCAGCTCGAGGCCGTCTCCCAGATACAGGAGAGCATGGACAGCCTTTCCGACGTGGTGCAGGAGAACTCGGCCGCCTCCGAGGAGAGCGCCGCCATCGGCGAGGAGCTGGCCGAGCAGGCCCGCGTCCTGAAGAAGCTCATCGACCGCTTTACCTTCGAGGCGCCGGCGACGGGCGCGGACGGCGGCGCATCGTGA
- a CDS encoding GGDEF domain-containing protein — protein sequence MTKRPPESAAQAALPAEEERLRAANAELKKQLDLMRGLAFRDQLTGLYSRHYLTDYLEREIEEASRETNTVLALCDIDDFKVINDVRGHQSGDIAIACIADILDDLAGGHPVIRWGGEELLAVLFASPDHEALRLCNRMREEVAAYRIDDGAGEFSCTLTFGLGSYDPALSFAENFSLIDRALYHGKETGKNRCVFARPDLLD from the coding sequence GTGACGAAGCGCCCGCCCGAATCCGCCGCTCAGGCCGCCCTGCCCGCCGAGGAGGAGCGTCTACGCGCGGCCAACGCCGAGCTGAAGAAGCAGCTCGACCTCATGCGCGGCCTGGCCTTCCGCGACCAGCTCACCGGGCTGTACAGCCGCCACTACCTCACCGACTACCTCGAACGCGAGATAGAGGAGGCCAGCCGCGAGACGAACACGGTGCTGGCCCTGTGCGACATCGATGACTTCAAGGTCATCAACGACGTGCGCGGGCACCAGTCCGGCGACATCGCCATCGCGTGCATCGCCGACATCCTCGACGACCTGGCAGGCGGCCATCCGGTCATCCGCTGGGGCGGCGAGGAGCTGCTCGCGGTGCTGTTCGCCTCGCCCGACCACGAGGCGCTGCGGCTGTGCAACCGCATGCGCGAGGAGGTGGCGGCCTACCGCATCGACGACGGCGCGGGCGAGTTCTCGTGCACGCTCACGTTCGGGCTGGGCTCCTACGACCCCGCCCTCAGCTTCGCGGAGAACTTCTCGCTCATCGACCGCGCGCTGTACCACGGCAAGGAAACCGGCAAGAACCGCTGCGTGTTCGCACGGCCCGACCTTCTGGACTAG